In the genome of Desulfuromonas sp. DDH964, one region contains:
- the panC gene encoding pantoate--beta-alanine ligase has product MEIIQDNQRMQKICLDLRQEGRRLAFVPTMGYLHQGHISLLEAGREAGDILVLSIFVNPTQFGANEDLDAYPRDFERDAALARAAGVDLLFYPEPAKIYPPGYATYVNVEGLTDTLCGRSRPGHFRGVTTVVCKLFNLVQPHLAFFGCKDFQQLAVIRRMTLDLNIPMEIVGMPIVREADGLAMSSRNVYLSPTEREQALVLSRGLARAREMVAAGRRASDQILAELSTLIAAASAVRIDYLQICHQHTLQEQEEVDSDSVLLMAVFIGKTRLIDNGFLLSGTN; this is encoded by the coding sequence ATGGAAATCATACAAGACAATCAGCGCATGCAGAAGATCTGCCTCGACCTGCGTCAGGAGGGGCGTCGTCTCGCCTTTGTGCCGACCATGGGCTATCTGCACCAGGGGCACATCTCGCTCCTCGAAGCGGGCCGGGAAGCGGGCGATATTCTCGTCCTGTCGATCTTCGTCAACCCGACCCAGTTCGGCGCCAATGAAGACCTCGATGCCTATCCGCGGGATTTCGAACGGGACGCCGCTCTCGCCCGTGCGGCTGGTGTCGATCTCCTCTTCTATCCCGAACCGGCAAAAATCTACCCGCCCGGCTATGCGACCTACGTCAACGTTGAGGGGCTGACCGACACCCTCTGTGGCCGCAGTCGCCCCGGTCATTTTCGTGGTGTCACCACCGTTGTCTGCAAGCTGTTCAACCTGGTGCAGCCGCACCTCGCCTTCTTCGGCTGCAAGGACTTCCAGCAACTGGCTGTCATTCGCCGGATGACCCTCGATCTCAATATCCCGATGGAAATCGTCGGCATGCCGATTGTCCGCGAAGCCGACGGTCTGGCGATGAGTTCCCGCAATGTCTACCTCTCGCCCACCGAGCGGGAGCAGGCGCTGGTCCTCTCCCGGGGCCTGGCACGGGCCCGGGAAATGGTGGCTGCGGGAAGGCGTGCGAGTGACCAGATTCTTGCCGAACTCTCAACCCTGATCGCTGCGGCCAGTGCAGTGCGCATCGATTACCTGCAGATCTGCCACCAGCACACGTTGCAGGAGCAGGAGGAGGTCGACAGCGACTCAGTCCTGCTGATGGCGGTCTTTATCGGCAAGACCCGGCTGATCGACAACGGCTTTCTCCTCTCCGGGACGAACTGA
- a CDS encoding NAD-glutamate dehydrogenase domain-containing protein: MRVIFENATEPANADDLVAKISAARQLAVEEVDPGARPLLLALADLLQASTPPFFLLPLAPPELAQFLLGIFRFLEHPAGEPAVAFYPLPGDRSLLLTNTVDAPYLVHTVQAGLVRQGISFQVVSHPLLAIDRSAGRISSIGPLDGAGERESLIVILLQGFQDQQGDSVRAVTLAGLEAALVVQAARPAMQSVLARLGDACTVKSERDFIHWLQEGSYIPFAYRQFLTDCEGEPVDPLPEVAGSVLGLVNLPPDPDACQRLQRQHRLVVETTTLPSPILANDNLVYIGLFEERDGQRFEHAFWGLFSEQSTNAPNDTIPALRQRIEAALGRLGIPRDCHDWRKTMEIVNTFPKVELFFISADELVSVLRSFTQIYRHGSVKVVITRSLAVRGLTLLLIMPREFYGSDNLARIEKFLGRALQADDLASRVIHISSDYLSLHVSARPRAEQLHIDQTRLERGLTRLVRPWDERLQRQINHAFGEQGGRRLWRRYGKTFSREYRTLVHPRFAMRDLQVVEKLLTDGADRVDLWGPFPDPGGEYFRLQFYSLSEKYLNDLMPILENLGLCVIDEVDFSLTPDPHPVYIKSFAVRGAQAGHPNLAALRKPLLEAFLALHRGAAENDYLNRLLIPTGLDWQQIDVFRGYRNYYFQLGSPFTKKRVAFALINNPEVARLLYDYFAARFFPDPRWEDLARREEEGLSPLRQELVALLEAVADPNEDRILRTLFNLIDSTVRTNFFSRREQDDYFFAFKISALGIIEMPAPRPLFEIYVHAASMEGIHLRGGKVARGGIRWSDRPDDFRTEILGLMKTQMTKNALIVPVGSKGGFVIKQAVTSREEGARLSRAAYQVLMRGLLDLTDNRVEGKVVTPDGIVAYDDLDPYLVVAADKGTAQFSDTANAISRDYGFWLDDAFASGGSHGYDHKDLGITARGAWEGVRRHFQELGVDIQKEAFTVVGIGDMSGDVFGNGMLLSPEIRLLAAFDHRHVFLDPNPDPKTSFAERQRLFNLPRSSWDDYDRALISPGGGIFPRDAKEIPLSEEVRRWLGVRHDRIDVSGLIRLLLCAEVDLLWNGGIGTYVKASPEKHEDAGDRSNDSLRVDGAELRAKVVGEGGNLGFTQRGRIEYALHGGRINTDAVDNSGGVDCSDHEVNLKILMQGVLSRGELSGSEERNRFLAELTDDVVEAVLANNRQQGLCLSLDQRRCAVDNEPFFVLTDRLTQAGLLDRRGEFLPTVKEVLAREGGVLSRPELAILMAYSKMQLYATLLESDLPDREALQERLASYFPPAVVQRYGDELSQHPLAREICATVLTNELVGQAGSAVLNQLAKQSGAPLERVVETYLVFDGALGGREMRQAIETVGTKLPIEEQYRLLLEIEQVLGVMCEWALMRYLPVVAEAGALDHYRELVSQYRKSLGGLLREEDWSQCRERSADLEKNGFDPETAQRIASLGWFGNFVPLVELLEKSGGDLFSVSQTFTEVRDRLGIDLLVAGLDGVPLRDRWDRLARQALGAAFQRGAFQLTLQVLAKSAGNPDAYFTGRRAPFRAYQAHREALRGSRPANFHAFTVLSRALEALIDEENFKEPRK, translated from the coding sequence ATGCGCGTTATCTTCGAAAATGCTACCGAACCCGCCAATGCTGACGATCTCGTTGCCAAGATCAGCGCCGCCCGGCAGCTCGCCGTCGAGGAAGTCGATCCTGGAGCGCGGCCACTTCTGCTTGCTCTTGCCGACCTCCTCCAGGCCAGCACCCCTCCCTTTTTCCTGCTCCCCCTCGCTCCCCCCGAACTCGCTCAATTCCTGCTGGGAATATTCCGGTTTCTGGAACATCCCGCGGGTGAGCCTGCGGTCGCCTTTTACCCCCTGCCCGGCGACCGCAGCCTGCTCCTGACCAATACGGTCGACGCCCCCTACCTGGTGCATACGGTCCAGGCCGGGCTGGTGCGCCAGGGCATTTCCTTCCAGGTCGTCAGCCACCCGCTCCTCGCCATCGACCGCAGTGCTGGCCGGATCAGCAGCATTGGACCGCTGGATGGGGCCGGGGAAAGGGAATCGCTGATTGTCATTCTACTGCAGGGGTTCCAGGACCAGCAGGGCGATTCGGTACGGGCTGTGACCCTGGCCGGACTCGAAGCCGCTCTCGTGGTACAGGCTGCGCGGCCGGCGATGCAGTCGGTCCTGGCCCGACTTGGCGATGCCTGCACCGTCAAGTCGGAACGGGATTTTATTCACTGGCTGCAGGAAGGGAGTTACATCCCCTTTGCCTATCGGCAATTTTTGACCGATTGCGAAGGCGAGCCGGTCGATCCCCTGCCTGAGGTTGCTGGCAGCGTTCTTGGGCTGGTGAACCTGCCGCCCGACCCGGACGCCTGCCAGCGATTGCAGCGTCAGCATCGTCTGGTGGTCGAAACAACCACCTTGCCGAGCCCGATCCTGGCGAATGACAACCTGGTCTATATCGGTCTTTTCGAGGAACGGGACGGACAGCGGTTCGAACATGCCTTTTGGGGACTCTTCTCCGAACAGAGCACCAATGCGCCGAACGACACCATCCCGGCCCTGCGCCAGCGCATCGAGGCGGCCCTCGGCCGCCTCGGCATTCCCCGCGATTGCCACGACTGGCGCAAGACCATGGAAATCGTGAATACCTTTCCCAAGGTCGAGCTCTTTTTTATCTCCGCAGACGAACTGGTTTCGGTACTGCGCTCCTTCACCCAGATTTATCGCCATGGCAGCGTCAAGGTGGTCATCACCCGCAGTCTCGCGGTGCGCGGCCTGACCCTGTTACTGATCATGCCGCGGGAGTTTTACGGCAGCGACAACCTGGCGCGGATCGAAAAATTTCTCGGCCGCGCCCTGCAGGCCGACGACCTTGCTTCCCGGGTGATACATATCTCCAGTGATTACCTCAGCCTGCATGTTTCCGCCCGTCCCCGGGCCGAGCAGCTGCACATCGACCAGACCCGCCTGGAACGTGGCCTGACCCGCCTGGTTCGGCCCTGGGACGAGCGCCTGCAGCGCCAGATCAACCATGCCTTCGGCGAGCAGGGCGGACGTCGGCTCTGGCGCCGCTACGGGAAAACATTCAGCCGGGAATACCGGACCCTGGTGCATCCCCGGTTCGCCATGCGCGACCTGCAGGTGGTCGAAAAGCTGCTCACCGACGGCGCCGATCGGGTTGACCTCTGGGGGCCGTTCCCCGACCCGGGGGGAGAATACTTCCGACTCCAGTTCTACAGCCTCAGTGAAAAATATCTCAATGACCTGATGCCGATCCTGGAAAATCTCGGCCTCTGTGTGATCGACGAGGTCGACTTTTCCCTGACCCCGGACCCGCATCCGGTCTATATCAAGAGCTTTGCCGTGCGCGGGGCCCAGGCCGGACATCCCAATCTCGCCGCACTGCGCAAACCCCTGCTCGAGGCCTTTCTTGCCCTCCATCGCGGGGCCGCTGAAAACGACTACCTCAATCGCCTGCTGATTCCGACCGGCCTCGACTGGCAGCAGATCGATGTCTTTCGTGGTTACCGGAACTACTATTTCCAGCTCGGTTCTCCTTTCACCAAAAAACGGGTCGCCTTTGCCCTGATCAACAATCCCGAGGTGGCCCGTCTCCTCTACGACTATTTTGCCGCCCGTTTTTTCCCCGACCCGCGCTGGGAGGACCTGGCACGGCGGGAAGAGGAGGGGCTCTCCCCCCTGCGCCAGGAACTCGTCGCCCTGCTCGAAGCGGTTGCCGACCCCAACGAGGACCGTATCCTGCGCACCCTCTTCAATCTCATTGATTCCACGGTCCGCACCAACTTCTTCTCGCGCCGCGAGCAGGACGACTACTTTTTCGCTTTCAAGATCAGCGCCCTCGGCATTATCGAGATGCCGGCGCCGCGCCCCCTCTTCGAAATCTATGTCCATGCGGCCAGCATGGAGGGAATCCACCTCCGTGGTGGCAAGGTGGCGCGCGGCGGCATTCGCTGGTCTGACCGGCCGGACGATTTTCGCACCGAGATCCTCGGCCTGATGAAGACCCAGATGACCAAAAACGCGCTGATCGTGCCGGTCGGCTCCAAAGGCGGATTTGTGATCAAGCAAGCGGTCACCAGCCGCGAAGAGGGGGCCCGGCTCTCCCGTGCGGCCTACCAGGTGCTGATGCGCGGCCTGCTCGACCTGACCGACAACCGGGTGGAAGGGAAGGTTGTCACCCCGGACGGGATCGTGGCTTACGATGATCTGGACCCCTACCTGGTGGTCGCCGCCGACAAGGGGACGGCACAGTTTTCCGATACCGCCAACGCCATCAGCCGCGACTACGGCTTCTGGCTGGATGATGCCTTTGCCAGCGGCGGCTCGCACGGCTATGACCACAAGGATCTCGGCATCACGGCGCGGGGGGCCTGGGAAGGGGTCCGGCGTCATTTTCAGGAGCTTGGTGTCGATATCCAGAAGGAAGCCTTTACTGTGGTCGGCATCGGGGACATGAGCGGCGATGTCTTCGGCAACGGCATGCTGCTGTCACCGGAGATTCGCCTGCTGGCCGCCTTCGATCATCGCCACGTCTTCCTTGATCCGAACCCGGACCCAAAGACTTCCTTTGCCGAAAGGCAGCGCTTATTCAACCTGCCGCGCTCCTCCTGGGACGATTACGATCGCGCGCTGATCTCTCCGGGAGGGGGGATCTTCCCCCGGGACGCCAAGGAGATTCCTCTTTCCGAGGAGGTGCGGCGCTGGCTGGGTGTGCGCCATGACCGGATCGATGTCTCCGGCCTGATTCGCCTTCTGCTCTGCGCCGAGGTCGACCTGCTCTGGAACGGCGGTATCGGCACCTATGTCAAGGCCAGCCCCGAAAAACACGAGGACGCGGGGGACCGTTCCAATGATTCCCTGCGGGTCGATGGCGCCGAATTGCGCGCCAAGGTGGTCGGGGAGGGGGGGAACCTCGGTTTCACCCAGCGCGGGCGCATCGAGTATGCGCTCCACGGCGGGCGCATCAATACCGACGCCGTCGACAATTCGGGGGGCGTGGACTGCTCCGACCACGAGGTTAACCTGAAGATCCTGATGCAGGGGGTGCTCAGCCGGGGCGAACTTTCCGGCAGCGAGGAGCGCAACCGGTTTCTGGCCGAATTGACCGACGATGTGGTCGAGGCGGTCCTTGCCAACAACAGGCAACAGGGGCTTTGCCTCTCCCTCGATCAGCGCCGCTGTGCGGTCGATAACGAACCCTTCTTTGTCTTGACCGACCGCCTGACCCAGGCCGGTCTCCTCGATCGTCGCGGGGAATTCCTGCCGACGGTCAAGGAGGTGCTGGCCCGGGAAGGGGGTGTGCTGAGTCGACCGGAACTGGCCATCCTCATGGCCTACAGCAAGATGCAGCTCTACGCCACCCTGCTCGAGAGCGATCTTCCCGACCGGGAAGCGTTGCAGGAGCGGCTGGCCTCCTATTTCCCCCCGGCGGTGGTGCAGCGCTACGGCGATGAGTTGTCGCAACACCCGCTGGCCCGGGAGATCTGCGCTACGGTGCTGACCAACGAGCTTGTCGGCCAGGCCGGTTCTGCAGTACTCAACCAGCTGGCGAAGCAGTCGGGTGCGCCCCTGGAGCGGGTGGTGGAGACCTACCTTGTCTTTGACGGCGCGCTCGGCGGCAGGGAGATGCGCCAGGCAATCGAGACTGTCGGCACCAAGCTGCCGATCGAAGAGCAGTATCGCCTGCTGCTGGAAATCGAACAGGTGCTGGGTGTCATGTGCGAGTGGGCGCTGATGCGCTATCTCCCCGTCGTCGCGGAGGCCGGAGCGCTGGATCACTACCGGGAACTGGTCTCCCAATACCGCAAATCCCTGGGCGGGCTGCTCCGGGAGGAGGACTGGAGCCAATGTCGTGAGCGCTCAGCCGACCTCGAGAAGAACGGTTTTGATCCGGAAACGGCGCAGCGCATCGCCAGTCTCGGCTGGTTTGGCAATTTCGTTCCGCTGGTCGAACTGCTGGAGAAGAGCGGCGGCGATCTCTTCTCGGTCTCCCAGACCTTTACCGAGGTTCGCGACCGGCTCGGAATCGATCTTCTCGTCGCCGGGCTGGACGGGGTACCGCTGCGCGACCGCTGGGACCGCCTGGCGCGCCAGGCTCTTGGCGCCGCCTTCCAGCGCGGAGCCTTCCAGCTCACCCTGCAGGTGCTGGCGAAAAGCGCCGGCAACCCGGACGCCTATTTCACCGGCCGCCGCGCTCCGTTTCGCGCCTACCAGGCCCATCGCGAGGCGTTGCGGGGGAGCCGGCCGGCCAACTTTCACGCCTTTACCGTCCTCTCCCGGGCCCTTGAGGCCCTGATTGATGAAGAGAACTTCAAGGAGCCCCGCAAATGA
- a CDS encoding flavin reductase family protein, giving the protein MIRTSLGPGITFFPQPMTLVGSVDSNGACDLMAASWVGVVSKTPPTLALSLHHGRQSYANIAVSGEFSVSLVPESMMAAADFCGLASGRDHEKFNLTGLTPQPGTHIKAPSVAESPLCVECRVASEVVLGDYRLLLGEILDIQVAAAAIDSTGRIDPHLVAPLVYLGGIREYWGLGGKIGTAYSDGRRFFATRS; this is encoded by the coding sequence ATGATCCGCACCTCTCTCGGCCCCGGCATCACCTTTTTCCCGCAGCCGATGACTCTGGTTGGCAGCGTCGACAGCAACGGTGCCTGTGACCTCATGGCGGCTTCCTGGGTCGGTGTCGTCAGCAAGACGCCGCCCACCCTGGCCCTCTCCCTCCATCATGGGCGCCAGTCCTATGCCAATATCGCCGTCAGCGGCGAATTCTCGGTCTCCCTTGTCCCCGAATCGATGATGGCGGCTGCCGACTTTTGCGGCCTGGCCTCGGGGCGGGATCACGAAAAATTCAACCTTACCGGTCTCACCCCGCAGCCGGGAACCCATATCAAGGCGCCATCGGTGGCGGAATCCCCGTTGTGTGTCGAGTGCCGGGTCGCCAGCGAGGTGGTTCTCGGTGACTACCGCCTGCTGCTCGGCGAAATCCTCGATATCCAGGTCGCCGCCGCGGCTATTGACAGCACTGGCCGGATTGATCCGCACCTGGTCGCCCCGCTGGTCTACCTTGGGGGTATTCGTGAATACTGGGGTCTGGGAGGGAAGATCGGAACCGCCTACAGCGACGGCAGGCGATTCTTTGCGACCAGATCGTAA
- the rsmA gene encoding 16S rRNA (adenine(1518)-N(6)/adenine(1519)-N(6))-dimethyltransferase RsmA yields MQYRPKKRFGQNFLRDSAVVAKILGAARIEAGDRILEIGPGLGALTDQLLAAAGEVTVMEVDRDLVASLAARREPGLRIIEGDCLDLDWAAALPLPPYKLVANLPYNISSQVLFKVLDHRVRFSRLVLMFQKEVGDRLCAAPGSSAYGILSVFCQLEFDIRRVTVVPPGAFFPAPKVHSVVLEFVPLPTPRVVIADQRLFRRVVKGAFGQRRKTLRNSLLGAGFLPGEIDRAIEQCAIAPQRRGETLSLEEFARLSAAIAATAEN; encoded by the coding sequence ATGCAGTATCGACCGAAAAAACGTTTCGGGCAGAATTTTTTGCGCGACTCCGCAGTCGTGGCCAAGATCCTGGGTGCCGCCCGGATCGAGGCGGGGGATCGGATCCTCGAGATCGGTCCGGGCCTCGGCGCCCTGACCGACCAGCTTCTGGCCGCTGCCGGCGAGGTGACCGTTATGGAGGTCGATCGCGACCTGGTGGCCAGCCTGGCCGCCCGCCGGGAGCCGGGGCTGCGCATCATCGAAGGGGATTGCCTCGACCTCGACTGGGCCGCCGCCTTGCCGCTCCCCCCCTACAAGCTGGTTGCCAACCTGCCGTATAATATTTCCAGCCAGGTCCTCTTCAAGGTCCTCGACCATCGGGTTCGCTTCTCCCGGCTGGTACTGATGTTCCAGAAGGAGGTGGGCGATCGTCTCTGCGCCGCGCCTGGCTCCTCCGCCTATGGCATCCTCTCGGTCTTCTGCCAGCTTGAATTCGACATCCGCCGGGTGACGGTGGTTCCGCCGGGTGCCTTCTTTCCGGCCCCCAAGGTCCATTCGGTGGTGCTCGAATTCGTGCCGCTGCCGACCCCGCGGGTCGTAATTGCTGACCAGCGCCTCTTTCGCCGTGTGGTCAAGGGGGCCTTCGGCCAGCGGCGCAAGACCCTGCGTAATTCCCTGCTTGGCGCCGGGTTCCTCCCCGGAGAGATCGACCGCGCCATCGAACAGTGTGCCATCGCTCCGCAGCGGCGGGGAGAAACCCTCAGCCTCGAGGAATTTGCCCGCCTCAGTGCTGCTATCGCGGCGACGGCCGAGAACTGA
- the panB gene encoding 3-methyl-2-oxobutanoate hydroxymethyltransferase, which yields MKKKPVTIIDIQRMKADGEKIAVLTAYDYPFARLLDQAGIDMILVGDSVGAVVAGYDNTLPVTMEEMIYHTRAVRRGTNHALVVADMPFLSYQVDLAEARRNAGRLIKEGGAQAVKLEGGENVAATIAAIVAMDIPVVGHIGLTPQSIHRMGGYRVQGREDEQARQLLADARAVAAAGACAIVLEGIPARLADEITAAVPIPTIGIGAGAGCDGQVLVIHDILGLCEKYSPKFVKRYADVASLISEGVDSYIREVKGGDFPGKEHSF from the coding sequence ATGAAGAAAAAACCGGTCACCATAATCGATATTCAGCGCATGAAGGCCGACGGTGAAAAGATCGCCGTCCTCACCGCCTACGACTATCCCTTTGCCCGGCTGCTCGACCAGGCCGGGATCGACATGATCCTGGTCGGCGATTCGGTCGGCGCCGTCGTCGCCGGCTATGACAACACCCTGCCGGTGACGATGGAGGAGATGATCTATCACACGCGCGCGGTGCGCCGCGGGACAAATCACGCCCTGGTGGTCGCCGACATGCCGTTCCTCTCCTACCAGGTCGACCTGGCCGAGGCCCGGCGCAACGCCGGGCGCCTGATCAAAGAGGGGGGCGCCCAGGCCGTCAAACTCGAGGGGGGCGAAAATGTCGCCGCGACCATCGCGGCGATCGTCGCCATGGATATCCCCGTCGTCGGGCATATCGGGCTCACTCCCCAGTCGATTCACCGCATGGGCGGGTACCGGGTGCAGGGACGGGAAGACGAACAGGCCCGGCAACTGCTGGCGGATGCCCGGGCGGTCGCCGCGGCCGGCGCCTGCGCCATCGTCCTCGAAGGAATTCCGGCCCGGCTTGCCGACGAAATAACCGCGGCAGTCCCGATCCCGACCATCGGCATCGGCGCCGGGGCCGGCTGCGACGGGCAGGTCCTGGTGATCCACGACATCCTCGGCCTTTGCGAAAAGTACTCCCCCAAATTCGTCAAGCGCTATGCCGACGTGGCCAGCCTGATCAGCGAAGGGGTCGACAGCTATATCCGCGAGGTCAAGGGGGGGGATTTCCCGGGCAAGGAGCACAGTTTCTAG
- a CDS encoding peptidylprolyl isomerase encodes MPDIIARVNGQPLTRNDLDNAIQGYALQHYRKSMDQLSAEQLRQATELALEQLLARQLLFLQALAGGIVAPVPAIEAEQERLCANFPSAKEFFATLAKAGISPADHFRMLRQDLTVNLFCERQLAELAPPTATELERAWNEQGPRLQMPLKIRAAHLLIRDPGGQSAPARQKCAALAAEATPENFAALARQHSACPSAASGGDLGWVRRGTMAPEFEDLAFDLPAGAIGGPVATQFGWHLVLVLERQEARPLSREEALPQLRQKLHEERRNQALQALVRDLIAAADIRLFDATLPWPSSLSSPG; translated from the coding sequence ATGCCCGACATCATCGCGAGGGTCAATGGCCAGCCCCTGACCCGGAACGACCTCGACAATGCCATTCAGGGCTATGCCCTGCAGCATTATCGCAAGAGTATGGACCAGCTCAGCGCCGAACAGTTGCGGCAGGCGACCGAACTGGCCCTGGAACAGCTCCTTGCCCGGCAGCTCCTCTTTCTGCAGGCTCTTGCCGGCGGGATCGTCGCCCCGGTCCCGGCAATTGAAGCCGAACAGGAGCGCCTGTGTGCCAACTTTCCCAGCGCCAAAGAATTTTTCGCGACCCTCGCCAAGGCGGGGATTTCGCCCGCTGACCATTTTCGCATGCTGCGCCAGGACCTCACCGTCAATCTCTTCTGTGAGCGGCAGCTCGCCGAGCTGGCCCCGCCGACGGCAACCGAGCTGGAGCGGGCCTGGAACGAGCAGGGCCCGCGGTTGCAAATGCCCCTTAAAATAAGGGCTGCCCATCTGTTGATTCGGGATCCGGGCGGACAATCGGCGCCGGCGCGGCAAAAGTGCGCCGCCCTTGCTGCCGAAGCCACTCCGGAAAACTTCGCTGCGCTGGCGCGCCAGCATTCCGCCTGCCCGAGTGCCGCTTCCGGCGGCGACCTCGGCTGGGTCCGGCGCGGGACGATGGCTCCCGAGTTCGAGGATCTTGCCTTTGACCTCCCGGCCGGCGCCATTGGAGGTCCGGTCGCCACCCAGTTCGGCTGGCATCTGGTCCTGGTGCTCGAGCGACAAGAGGCAAGGCCTCTTTCCCGGGAGGAGGCCCTGCCGCAACTGCGGCAAAAACTGCATGAAGAACGTCGCAACCAGGCGTTGCAGGCGCTGGTCCGCGACCTGATTGCTGCTGCCGACATCCGTCTTTTCGACGCCACACTCCCCTGGCCCTCCTCCTTGTCAAGTCCCGGATGA
- a CDS encoding DUF2062 domain-containing protein, with amino-acid sequence MWRRWRMIRQVKLQFLRFARLSGTPDDIAKGMALGIFIGMTPTFGFQMAIAVCFAWLLRENKLAAALGVWITNPVTAPFIYALEYETGRVLLSMERVHLPANFTFAALRPLGWEVVLPLCFGSLLYALVSGALAYAVTLRMIPVVRNWRIPRWPRRRR; translated from the coding sequence ATGTGGCGACGCTGGAGGATGATCCGACAGGTCAAGCTGCAATTTCTCCGCTTTGCCCGGCTCAGCGGGACCCCGGATGATATCGCCAAGGGGATGGCTCTCGGCATCTTTATCGGCATGACTCCGACCTTCGGCTTCCAGATGGCGATTGCCGTCTGCTTTGCCTGGCTGCTGCGCGAAAACAAGCTTGCTGCCGCCCTTGGGGTCTGGATCACCAACCCGGTCACCGCCCCCTTTATCTATGCCCTCGAATATGAAACCGGCCGGGTCCTCCTCTCGATGGAGCGGGTGCACCTCCCCGCGAATTTTACCTTCGCGGCCTTGCGTCCCCTCGGCTGGGAAGTGGTATTGCCCCTCTGCTTCGGCAGCCTCCTCTACGCGCTGGTCTCCGGCGCCCTCGCCTATGCCGTGACCCTGCGCATGATTCCGGTCGTCCGCAACTGGCGCATTCCCCGCTGGCCCCGGCGCCGGCGTTAA
- the tsaD gene encoding tRNA (adenosine(37)-N6)-threonylcarbamoyltransferase complex transferase subunit TsaD, whose amino-acid sequence MLLLCLESSCDETAAAVVRDGRQVLSSVIASQVDIHARYGGVVPELASRSHLEAVIPVIETALQEAPVTLEEIEGVVVTRGPGLIGALLVGLSAAKAIAYARNLPLVGVHHIEGHLLAIQLETPIAYPFLALVVSGGHTHLYRVDGIGRYQTLGRTIDDAAGEAFDKVGKLLGLDYPGGPRIDALAREGNPAAVAFPRPLLHKPGSDFSFSGIKTAVFNYLQQQPALDEGGRADTAASFQAAVVEVLTRKTMAAAETAGLERIVIAGGVACNRGLRQSMQNAARNCSRQVFFPSPSLCADNAAMLGVAGNFRLKAGANDALDLNAVASWPLDRVTAGTPG is encoded by the coding sequence ATGCTGCTTCTCTGCCTTGAATCTTCCTGTGATGAGACCGCGGCCGCCGTTGTGCGCGACGGTCGCCAGGTGCTGTCCAGTGTCATTGCCTCCCAGGTCGATATCCATGCCCGTTATGGCGGAGTGGTGCCGGAGCTTGCCTCCCGCAGTCACCTCGAAGCGGTCATCCCGGTAATCGAAACAGCTTTGCAGGAGGCCCCAGTAACCCTGGAGGAGATCGAAGGGGTCGTCGTTACCCGTGGCCCGGGGCTGATCGGTGCGCTTCTGGTCGGGCTCTCTGCAGCCAAGGCGATCGCCTATGCCCGCAATCTGCCGCTGGTCGGCGTCCACCATATTGAGGGGCATCTACTCGCCATCCAGCTTGAAACACCGATCGCCTACCCGTTCCTCGCCCTGGTTGTATCGGGCGGGCATACCCACCTCTACCGGGTGGACGGCATCGGTCGCTACCAGACCCTGGGCCGCACGATTGATGATGCTGCCGGGGAAGCCTTTGACAAGGTCGGGAAACTCCTCGGCCTTGACTATCCCGGCGGCCCGCGGATCGATGCCCTCGCCAGGGAAGGGAATCCGGCGGCGGTCGCCTTTCCCCGGCCGCTGCTGCACAAACCTGGCTCCGATTTCAGCTTCAGCGGCATCAAGACGGCGGTTTTCAATTATCTGCAACAGCAGCCGGCTCTCGATGAAGGCGGGCGTGCCGATACGGCGGCCAGCTTCCAGGCTGCGGTGGTCGAGGTGTTGACCCGCAAGACGATGGCGGCCGCAGAAACGGCCGGCCTCGAACGGATCGTCATCGCCGGCGGGGTCGCCTGCAACCGGGGGTTACGCCAGTCGATGCAGAACGCCGCCCGGAATTGCAGCCGGCAGGTCTTTTTCCCTTCGCCCTCCCTTTGTGCCGATAACGCCGCGATGCTCGGTGTTGCCGGCAATTTTCGCCTCAAAGCGGGCGCCAACGACGCCCTCGATCTCAACGCTGTTGCCAGCTGGCCCCTTGACCGGGTAACGGCTGGTACGCCCGGCTGA